TGCAAAAACCTTGGTAATGCGAGTGTAAACCGATTGCCGGTAAGTCTATGGGTGTACGTTGGCCACTTATATTGTCAGACGATTAATGTTGATGGTAGCCGTCGTATTCGGCGCAACGCTTCTGCTTTTCGGCCTGTTGATGACATTCAGCCCGGAGCGAAGGGCGGCCGTCTATATCAACTCTCCACAACAGGCAAAGGACCTTCCCAAAATAGTAAAGCTGTATGGGCTGGATGATCCCTTTTATAAACAATACGTTCGATGGTTGAAAAAAGTTGCAGTCGGAGACTTCGGATATTCAACCACGGCGGCCGATATGTTCTGGCCGGCCTTCTGGCGATACCTTCCGATATCTCTGGAGTTGAATATATATGTAATTCCCATTGTCATTATGCTTGGCATATGGCTGGGCACAGTATCCGGCATACATAA
This window of the Deltaproteobacteria bacterium genome carries:
- a CDS encoding ABC transporter permease encodes the protein MLMVAVVFGATLLLFGLLMTFSPERRAAVYINSPQQAKDLPKIVKLYGLDDPFYKQYVRWLKKVAVGDFGYSTTAADMFWPAFWRYLPISLELNIYVIPIVIMLGIWLGTVSGIHNDTWIDHATRFGAITFWSLPTFLFALILLMLFYGYFHWFPPGVLSDELRNFIIDNPGKFIRYTKMYTIDGILNGRLDITLDALNHLILPV